In Pseudomonas fakonensis, one DNA window encodes the following:
- the coq7 gene encoding 2-polyprenyl-3-methyl-6-methoxy-1,4-benzoquinone monooxygenase, producing MATERHYSPLDRLLLQADTAMRTLLPFSGQPSRPSPAIIQPDAELDEQQSRHIAGLMRINHTGEVCAQALYQGQALTAKLPQVRKAMEHAAEEEIDHLAWCEQRIRQLNSHPSVLNPLFYGMSFGIGALAGLVSDKVSLGFVAATEHQVCKHLDEHLEQIPENDNKSRAILEQMRVDEEHHAESALEAGGYRFPAPVRFGMSLLAKVMTKSTYRI from the coding sequence ATGGCCACCGAACGTCACTACTCCCCGCTCGACCGCTTGTTGCTGCAGGCCGATACCGCCATGCGCACCTTGCTGCCCTTCAGCGGCCAACCTTCCCGCCCGTCGCCAGCAATCATCCAGCCCGATGCCGAGCTCGACGAGCAACAGTCCCGCCACATCGCAGGGTTGATGCGCATCAACCACACCGGTGAAGTCTGCGCCCAGGCGCTCTACCAGGGCCAGGCCCTGACCGCCAAGCTGCCCCAGGTACGCAAGGCCATGGAGCATGCCGCAGAAGAAGAAATCGACCACCTGGCCTGGTGCGAGCAGCGCATTCGCCAGCTCAACAGCCACCCCAGCGTGCTCAACCCGCTGTTCTATGGCATGTCGTTCGGCATCGGCGCCCTCGCCGGGCTGGTCAGCGACAAGGTCAGCCTGGGCTTCGTCGCCGCCACCGAACACCAGGTGTGCAAGCACCTTGACGAGCACCTGGAGCAGATCCCCGAGAACGACAACAAGTCGCGGGCGATTCTCGAGCAGATGCGCGTGGACGAAGAGCACCACGCCGAATCCGCCCTCGAAGCCGGTGGCTATCGCTTCCCCGCCCCGGTGCGCTTCGGCATGAGCCTGCTGGCCAAGGTCATGACCAAGAGCACCTACCGCATCTGA
- a CDS encoding SDR family NAD(P)-dependent oxidoreductase yields MTRYAMITGASSGLGLALAEALARRGRNLILVARQRETLEPVAIELAQRFGVEVLLRACDLSQPLRLSGFVLELEEGERRIDLLVNCAAQRTYGPFLAHEWADEQDLLEVNILALSRLCHAIGNLMAVQGGGQILNVAGLAGVAPGPWMAAYAASKAYVLSFSEALREELRRTGIKVSVLCPGPVRSAKRPIPRLDGNSPSPEEIALYTVRALAKNRALIIPGQRNRWLAFAPRLLPRWLARKLAGRIHRRYCPAGLE; encoded by the coding sequence ATGACCCGTTACGCCATGATCACCGGCGCTTCCAGCGGCCTGGGCCTGGCCCTGGCGGAGGCCCTGGCGCGGCGCGGGCGCAACCTGATCCTGGTGGCACGCCAGCGCGAAACGCTGGAGCCGGTGGCCATCGAACTGGCGCAACGCTTCGGCGTCGAGGTGCTGCTGCGCGCCTGCGACCTCAGCCAGCCGCTGCGCCTGTCCGGCTTCGTGCTCGAGCTGGAAGAAGGCGAACGGCGCATCGACCTGCTGGTCAACTGCGCGGCCCAGCGCACCTACGGCCCGTTCCTCGCCCACGAATGGGCCGACGAGCAGGACCTGCTGGAGGTCAACATCCTCGCCTTGAGCCGCCTCTGCCATGCCATCGGCAACCTCATGGCAGTGCAGGGTGGCGGGCAGATCCTCAACGTCGCCGGGCTGGCCGGGGTTGCGCCGGGCCCGTGGATGGCCGCCTACGCGGCAAGCAAGGCCTACGTGCTGAGCTTCAGCGAAGCGCTGCGCGAAGAGCTACGCCGCACCGGCATCAAGGTTTCGGTGCTGTGCCCGGGGCCGGTGCGCTCCGCAAAGCGCCCCATTCCGCGCCTGGATGGCAACAGCCCCAGCCCCGAGGAGATCGCGCTGTACACCGTGCGCGCCCTGGCCAAAAACCGCGCGCTCATAATCCCCGGCCAGCGCAACCGCTGGCTGGCCTTCGCCCCGCGCCTGCTGCCACGTTGGCTGGCACGCAAGCTGGCAGGCCGCATCCACCGCCGCTACTGCCCGGCGGGCCTGGAATAA
- a CDS encoding DUF2157 domain-containing protein translates to MERFDAKDLARAVSAGVLQPGQDRALLDFLRQQPATAGSFQLAHVAFYFGALLIMGAMGWLLTLAWMSIGDIALLVVALLYIAGITLYALALQRRQQPIAAGVLAAVAVSIVPLAVFAVQRLVGWWPLDDAQGDYHQYYTYVQGGWLLMEAATVVAGLLMLRLIPFPFIVMPIAVALWFMSMDLSEWVYGDVFSWDQRRTVSLWFGLGLLLVFIAVDGRTQRDYAFWGYLAGLAAFWGGLTLMDSGSQWGKLFYCLINLGLMALAVLLRRPVFMVFGAMGVAAYLGYLSYDVFADSLLFPLVLTVIGLGVIALGVRYQKHREALSARLRSKMPAGLLRLLPALQR, encoded by the coding sequence ATGGAACGCTTCGACGCCAAGGACCTGGCACGCGCAGTAAGCGCAGGTGTCTTGCAACCAGGCCAGGACCGCGCCCTGCTGGACTTCCTGCGCCAGCAACCGGCAACCGCCGGCAGCTTCCAGCTCGCCCATGTGGCCTTCTACTTCGGCGCCCTGCTGATCATGGGCGCCATGGGCTGGCTGCTGACCCTGGCCTGGATGAGCATCGGCGACATCGCCTTGCTCGTCGTTGCCCTGCTCTACATTGCCGGCATCACCCTGTACGCCCTGGCCTTGCAACGGCGCCAGCAGCCGATTGCCGCCGGGGTACTGGCCGCCGTGGCCGTGAGCATCGTGCCGTTGGCGGTGTTTGCCGTGCAACGCCTGGTCGGCTGGTGGCCACTGGACGATGCGCAAGGCGACTATCACCAGTACTACACCTACGTGCAGGGCGGCTGGCTGCTGATGGAAGCCGCCACCGTGGTGGCCGGCCTGCTGATGCTGCGCCTGATCCCCTTCCCGTTCATCGTCATGCCCATCGCCGTGGCCCTGTGGTTCATGTCCATGGACTTGAGCGAATGGGTCTACGGCGACGTGTTCAGCTGGGACCAGCGCCGCACGGTGTCGTTATGGTTCGGCCTGGGCCTGCTGCTGGTATTCATTGCCGTGGACGGGCGCACCCAGCGCGACTATGCATTCTGGGGTTACCTGGCCGGGCTGGCCGCGTTCTGGGGCGGGCTGACGCTGATGGACAGCGGTAGCCAATGGGGCAAGTTGTTCTACTGCCTGATCAACCTGGGGCTGATGGCCCTGGCCGTGCTATTGCGCCGGCCGGTGTTCATGGTATTCGGCGCCATGGGCGTGGCCGCCTACCTGGGCTACCTGTCCTACGACGTGTTCGCCGACTCCTTGCTGTTCCCGCTGGTACTGACGGTGATCGGTCTGGGCGTCATCGCGCTGGGCGTGCGCTACCAGAAACACCGTGAAGCGCTGAGCGCCAGGCTGCGCTCGAAGATGCCCGCCGGCCTGCTGCGCCTGCTGCCGGCATTGCAACGGTGA
- a CDS encoding histidine triad nucleotide-binding protein gives MDDLFLKIINREIPADIIYEDDQILAFKDIAPAAPVHFLVIPKKHIPTLNHLTEEDKALAGHILFTAQRLAVEQGCEEGFRVVMNCNPKGGQTVYHIHMHVLGQRQMNWPPG, from the coding sequence GTGGACGATCTATTCCTCAAAATCATCAACCGGGAAATCCCGGCGGATATCATCTACGAAGACGACCAGATCCTCGCCTTCAAGGATATCGCCCCCGCGGCGCCGGTCCACTTCCTGGTCATCCCCAAGAAACACATCCCCACCCTCAACCACCTGACCGAAGAGGACAAGGCCCTGGCCGGCCACATCCTGTTCACCGCCCAGCGCCTGGCCGTCGAGCAAGGCTGCGAAGAGGGCTTCCGGGTGGTCATGAACTGCAACCCCAAGGGCGGCCAGACCGTCTACCACATCCACATGCACGTGCTTGGCCAGCGCCAGATGAACTGGCCGCCGGGCTGA
- the erpA gene encoding iron-sulfur cluster insertion protein ErpA has protein sequence MSVETFTPTALEFTPGAAHKVKTLVSEEGNERLKLRVFVTGGGCSGFQYGFTFDEDVADDDTIVEREGVALVVDPMSYQYLAGAEVDYQEGLEGSRFVIKNPNATTTCGCGSSFSI, from the coding sequence ATGAGCGTCGAAACCTTCACCCCCACGGCTTTGGAGTTCACCCCAGGCGCTGCCCACAAGGTGAAGACCCTGGTCAGCGAAGAGGGCAATGAGCGCCTGAAACTGCGCGTCTTCGTCACCGGCGGCGGTTGCTCGGGCTTCCAGTACGGCTTCACCTTCGATGAGGACGTGGCTGATGACGACACCATCGTCGAGCGCGAGGGCGTGGCGCTGGTGGTCGACCCGATGAGCTACCAGTACCTGGCTGGCGCCGAAGTGGACTACCAGGAAGGTCTGGAAGGTTCGCGTTTCGTGATCAAGAACCCTAACGCCACCACCACCTGCGGGTGCGGTTCGTCGTTCTCGATCTGA
- the birA gene encoding bifunctional biotin--[acetyl-CoA-carboxylase] ligase/biotin operon repressor BirA, with translation MLKLLNLLKDGRFHSGEALGAAIGVSRSAVWKQLQHLEAELNLTIHKVRGRGYQLAAPLTLLDAQAIAEFAEGEQWPVFIHETIDSTNAEGLRLASAGQAAPFLVLAERQSAGRGRRGRMWVSPFAENLYYSLVLRVDGGMRQLEGLSLVVGLAVMRVLQGFGVKDVGLKWPNDVLVRGRKITGILLELVGDPADVCHVVLGIGINVNMQANDQVDQQWTSMRQETGVAIDRNRLVASLNQQLQHELARHRRYGFAAFQEEWEQANLWQGRDVSLIAGATRIDGVVLGVDGQGGLRLEVDGVEKSFSGGELSLRLRDDS, from the coding sequence ATGCTGAAGTTGTTGAATCTCCTCAAGGACGGCCGGTTCCATTCCGGAGAAGCCTTGGGGGCAGCCATCGGGGTAAGCCGCAGTGCTGTCTGGAAGCAGCTGCAGCACCTGGAAGCCGAGCTGAACCTCACCATTCATAAAGTCCGTGGGCGTGGTTACCAGCTGGCGGCACCGCTCACCCTGCTCGATGCTCAGGCCATAGCCGAGTTTGCCGAGGGTGAGCAGTGGCCCGTTTTCATTCACGAAACCATTGATTCAACCAATGCCGAAGGCTTGCGCCTCGCCAGTGCCGGGCAAGCAGCGCCATTTCTGGTGCTGGCCGAGCGTCAGAGCGCCGGGCGTGGCCGTCGCGGGCGCATGTGGGTAAGCCCGTTCGCTGAAAACCTGTACTACAGCCTGGTGCTGCGGGTCGATGGCGGTATGCGCCAGCTCGAGGGTCTGAGCCTGGTGGTTGGCTTGGCGGTTATGCGTGTGCTGCAGGGCTTTGGGGTCAAGGACGTTGGGCTCAAGTGGCCCAATGATGTGCTGGTTCGCGGGCGCAAAATCACCGGCATTCTCCTCGAGCTGGTCGGCGACCCTGCAGACGTCTGCCATGTCGTGCTTGGTATCGGTATCAATGTGAACATGCAAGCCAATGACCAGGTCGACCAGCAGTGGACCTCGATGCGCCAAGAGACAGGTGTGGCCATTGATCGCAATCGCCTGGTCGCGTCCCTGAACCAGCAGTTGCAGCATGAACTGGCGCGTCATCGGCGTTATGGCTTTGCCGCATTCCAGGAAGAGTGGGAGCAAGCCAATCTTTGGCAGGGGCGTGATGTATCGCTCATTGCCGGCGCTACCCGCATTGACGGTGTAGTGCTGGGTGTGGACGGGCAGGGCGGTCTGCGCCTTGAGGTTGATGGTGTGGAGAAGAGCTTCAGTGGTGGTGAGCTCAGTTTGAGGTTGCGTGATGATTCTTGA
- the hemJ gene encoding protoporphyrinogen oxidase HemJ has protein sequence MLYLWIKALHIVSVVCWFAGLFYLPRLFVYHAQSSDSISLDRFITMERKLYRGIMNPAMIATYVFGGWMLYLNPGWLSQGWLHAKLTLVAVLTVYHHMCGAQRKRFAAGTNTRSHVYYRWFNEVPVLILLGIAILVVVKPF, from the coding sequence ATGCTTTATCTATGGATCAAAGCGCTGCATATCGTCAGCGTGGTCTGCTGGTTCGCCGGCCTGTTCTACCTGCCGCGCCTGTTCGTCTACCACGCCCAGAGCAGCGACAGCATCAGCCTGGACCGCTTCATCACCATGGAGCGCAAGCTGTACCGCGGCATCATGAACCCGGCGATGATCGCCACCTATGTGTTCGGCGGCTGGATGCTCTACCTCAACCCCGGCTGGCTGAGCCAGGGCTGGCTGCACGCCAAGCTCACCCTGGTGGCCGTGCTCACCGTCTACCATCACATGTGCGGCGCCCAGCGCAAACGCTTCGCCGCCGGCACCAACACCCGCAGCCACGTGTACTACCGCTGGTTCAACGAAGTGCCGGTGCTGATTCTGCTGGGCATCGCCATTCTGGTGGTGGTCAAGCCGTTCTGA
- a CDS encoding peptidoglycan DD-metalloendopeptidase family protein, whose translation MTNETPKAPPLYPKSHLLAASGIAALLSLALLVFPSSEVEAKKTTLNLELESPSEQLKDESRAAPLVQAQQNSDSPFAQIEGDQAQTADKKAEPAAVAKQEDKAPGHREVVVARGDTLSTLFNKVGLPANVVHDVLASNKQAKQFSQLKHGQVLQFELDKDGQLASLHSQVSTLESIRLTRTDKGYSFDREVTKPVVRTAYAHGVIKSSLSASAQRAGLSHSMTMDMARILGYDIDFAQDIRPGDEFDVVYEQKMIDGKVVGTGNILSARFTNRGKTYTAVRYTNKQGNTNYYTADGNSLRKAFIRTPVDFARISSRFSAGRKHPILNKIRAHKGVDYAAPRGTPIKAAGDGRIELAGRRGGYGNTVIIAHGNAYKTLYGHMQGFAKGIKTGSMVKQGQVIGYIGTTGLSTGPHLHYEFQVNGVHVDPLSQKVPMADPIAKAERARFNQQSQPLIARMDQEKATLLAANKR comes from the coding sequence ATGACCAACGAAACGCCTAAAGCGCCCCCGCTTTATCCGAAAAGCCATCTGTTGGCCGCCAGCGGCATTGCCGCGCTGCTCAGCCTGGCCCTGCTGGTGTTCCCTTCCAGTGAAGTGGAAGCCAAGAAAACCACCCTGAACCTCGAGCTGGAAAGCCCGTCCGAGCAACTCAAGGACGAATCCCGCGCCGCTCCGCTGGTGCAAGCTCAACAGAACAGCGACTCGCCGTTCGCCCAGATCGAAGGCGACCAGGCACAAACCGCCGACAAAAAAGCCGAGCCCGCAGCCGTCGCCAAACAGGAAGACAAGGCCCCCGGCCACCGCGAAGTGGTGGTTGCCCGCGGTGACACCCTCTCCACCCTGTTCAACAAGGTCGGCCTACCGGCCAACGTGGTCCACGACGTGCTGGCCAGCAACAAGCAGGCCAAGCAGTTCAGCCAGCTCAAGCATGGCCAGGTGCTGCAGTTCGAACTGGACAAGGACGGCCAACTGGCCAGCCTGCACAGCCAGGTCAGCACCCTCGAGAGCATCCGCCTGACCCGCACCGACAAGGGCTACAGCTTCGATCGCGAAGTCACCAAGCCTGTGGTGCGCACTGCCTACGCCCATGGCGTGATCAAAAGCTCGCTGTCGGCTTCCGCCCAGCGCGCCGGCCTGTCCCACAGCATGACCATGGACATGGCGCGCATCCTCGGCTACGACATCGACTTCGCCCAGGACATCCGCCCTGGCGACGAATTCGACGTGGTCTACGAGCAGAAGATGATCGACGGCAAGGTGGTCGGCACCGGCAACATCCTCTCCGCGCGCTTCACCAACCGCGGCAAGACCTACACCGCCGTGCGCTACACCAACAAGCAGGGCAACACCAACTACTACACCGCCGACGGCAACAGCCTGCGCAAGGCGTTCATCCGTACCCCGGTAGACTTCGCCCGCATCAGTTCGCGTTTCTCCGCAGGCCGCAAGCACCCGATCCTGAACAAGATCCGCGCCCACAAGGGCGTCGACTACGCCGCCCCACGCGGCACACCGATCAAGGCAGCCGGCGATGGCCGCATCGAGCTGGCCGGCCGCCGTGGCGGTTACGGCAATACCGTGATCATCGCCCACGGCAACGCCTACAAGACGCTGTACGGCCACATGCAAGGCTTCGCCAAGGGCATCAAGACCGGCAGCATGGTCAAGCAGGGCCAGGTGATCGGCTACATCGGCACCACCGGCCTGTCTACCGGCCCGCACCTGCACTACGAGTTCCAGGTCAACGGTGTGCACGTCGACCCGTTGAGCCAGAAGGTGCCGATGGCCGACCCGATCGCCAAGGCCGAGCGCGCCCGCTTCAACCAGCAGAGCCAGCCCCTGATCGCCCGTATGGACCAGGAAAAGGCCACCCTGCTCGCCGCCAACAAGCGCTGA
- a CDS encoding anhydro-N-acetylmuramic acid kinase, whose protein sequence is MALYIGVMSGTSLDGLDIALIEQHEQPRLLATHYIPMPADLRQALLALCASGPDEIARAALAENRWATLAAEGINHLLGKQGLQADAIRAIGSHGQTIRHEPARGFTVQIGNPALLAELTGICVVGDFRRRDVAAGGQGAPLVPAFHEALFGHIGQRLAVLNVGGFSNLSLIEQDQPVHGFDCGPGNVLMDAWIERKRGQVYDAGGSWAASGTPQADLLNSLLSDPFFAGSGPKSTGREVFNLPWLDGHLAQLPQYRDEDVQATLLELTARSIVDSLRQAQQGTEALLVCGGGARNAALMARLGTLLPAAQVASTAAHGVDPDWVEGMAFAWLAHCCLDGIPANRPSVTAAKGLRILGAIYPA, encoded by the coding sequence ATGGCGCTTTATATAGGGGTGATGTCCGGCACCAGCCTCGACGGCCTGGACATCGCCCTGATCGAACAGCACGAGCAGCCCCGGCTGCTCGCCACTCATTACATCCCCATGCCGGCCGACCTGCGCCAGGCCCTGCTCGCCCTGTGCGCCAGCGGCCCGGACGAAATCGCCCGCGCAGCCTTGGCAGAAAACCGCTGGGCAACCCTGGCTGCCGAAGGCATCAACCACCTGCTCGGCAAACAAGGCCTGCAGGCCGACGCCATCCGCGCCATCGGCAGCCACGGCCAGACCATCCGCCACGAACCCGCCCGCGGCTTCACCGTGCAAATCGGCAACCCGGCCCTGCTGGCCGAGCTTACCGGCATCTGCGTAGTCGGCGACTTCCGCCGCCGCGACGTGGCGGCCGGCGGCCAGGGCGCACCCTTGGTGCCAGCCTTCCATGAAGCGCTGTTCGGCCACATCGGCCAACGCCTGGCAGTATTGAACGTGGGTGGTTTCAGCAACCTCAGCCTGATCGAACAGGACCAACCAGTGCACGGCTTCGACTGTGGCCCTGGCAACGTACTGATGGATGCCTGGATCGAGCGCAAGCGCGGCCAGGTGTATGACGCCGGGGGCAGCTGGGCAGCCAGCGGCACTCCTCAAGCCGACTTGCTGAACAGCCTGTTGAGCGACCCGTTCTTCGCCGGCAGCGGCCCGAAGAGCACCGGCCGCGAGGTATTCAACCTGCCATGGCTGGATGGCCACCTCGCGCAGTTGCCGCAGTACCGCGACGAAGACGTACAGGCCACCCTGCTCGAACTCACCGCCCGCAGCATCGTCGATTCGTTGCGCCAGGCCCAGCAGGGCACCGAAGCGCTGCTGGTATGCGGTGGCGGCGCGCGCAACGCCGCCTTGATGGCCCGCCTGGGCACGCTGCTACCGGCAGCCCAGGTCGCCAGCACCGCGGCCCACGGCGTCGACCCGGACTGGGTCGAGGGCATGGCCTTCGCCTGGTTGGCCCACTGCTGCCTCGATGGCATCCCTGCCAACCGCCCGAGCGTCACCGCCGCCAAAGGGCTGCGAATCCTCGGCGCCATTTACCCCGCGTAA
- the tyrS gene encoding tyrosine--tRNA ligase, whose protein sequence is MKSVEEQLALIKRGAEEVLVESELVEKLKRGQPLRIKAGFDPTAPDLHLGHTVLINKLRQFQELGHQVIFLIGDFTGMIGDPSGKSATRPPLTREQVLDNAETYKQQVFKILDPAKTEVAFNSTWMDTLTPADFIRLASQYTVARMLERDDFDKRYTTNQPIAIHEFLYPLVQGYDSVALKADVELGGTDQKFNLLMGRELQRAYGQEAQNIVTMPLLEGLDGVKKMSKSLGNYVGIQEAPGVMYSKLVSIPDTLMWRYFELLSFRSMGEIEQFRADVANGANPRDIKIKLAEEIVARFHGEEAAANAHRAAGNRMKEGELPEDLPEIEVAAAENLPIAAVLNRAGLVKNSAQARDLLAGGAVKVDGAVVDRDFMFVLGATHVCQAGKKAFGRVTLKAE, encoded by the coding sequence ATGAAGTCGGTTGAAGAGCAGCTGGCGCTTATCAAGCGCGGTGCGGAAGAGGTATTGGTCGAGTCTGAACTGGTGGAGAAGCTCAAGCGCGGCCAACCACTGCGCATCAAGGCGGGCTTCGACCCTACTGCGCCTGACCTGCACCTGGGGCACACGGTGCTGATCAACAAGCTGCGCCAGTTCCAGGAACTGGGCCATCAGGTGATCTTCCTGATCGGCGATTTCACCGGCATGATCGGTGACCCGAGCGGCAAGAGCGCCACCCGCCCGCCGCTGACCCGCGAACAGGTGCTGGACAACGCCGAGACGTATAAACAGCAGGTGTTCAAGATTCTCGACCCGGCCAAGACCGAAGTCGCGTTCAACTCCACCTGGATGGACACGCTGACCCCGGCCGATTTCATTCGCCTGGCGTCGCAGTACACCGTTGCGCGCATGCTTGAGCGTGATGACTTCGACAAGCGTTACACCACCAACCAGCCGATCGCGATCCATGAGTTCCTCTATCCGCTGGTGCAGGGTTACGACTCGGTAGCGCTGAAGGCTGACGTCGAACTGGGCGGTACCGACCAGAAATTCAATCTGCTGATGGGTCGCGAGCTGCAGCGCGCCTATGGGCAGGAGGCGCAGAACATCGTCACCATGCCGCTGCTCGAAGGGCTGGATGGCGTGAAGAAGATGTCCAAGTCGCTGGGCAATTATGTCGGCATCCAGGAAGCCCCTGGGGTGATGTACAGCAAGCTGGTGTCGATTCCGGATACCTTGATGTGGCGTTACTTCGAGCTGCTGAGCTTCCGTTCGATGGGAGAGATCGAGCAGTTCCGGGCGGATGTCGCCAATGGCGCCAACCCGCGTGACATCAAGATCAAGCTGGCCGAAGAGATTGTGGCGCGTTTCCATGGTGAGGAGGCTGCGGCCAATGCTCACCGCGCTGCGGGTAACCGCATGAAGGAAGGCGAGCTGCCGGAAGACCTGCCGGAGATCGAGGTGGCTGCGGCTGAAAATCTGCCGATCGCGGCGGTGTTGAATCGGGCTGGCCTGGTGAAGAACTCGGCACAGGCGCGGGATCTGCTGGCGGGTGGTGCGGTCAAGGTTGATGGTGCTGTGGTTGATCGTGACTTCATGTTCGTTCTGGGTGCGACCCATGTGTGCCAGGCGGGCAAGAAGGCGTTTGGCAGGGTTACGCTGAAGGCTGAGTAG
- a CDS encoding NAD(P)H-dependent flavin oxidoreductase, which yields MPLPASLEQRLRLPLVAAPMFLISNPQLVLACCAHGVVGSFPALNQRDSAGFKAWLEEIEAGLAQLQAPAPYAVNLIVHPSNPRLQADLALCVEHRVPIVITSLGAVKEVVDAVHAYGGLVFHDVTTRRHAEKAAEAGVDGLIAVAAGAGGHAGTWSPFALVAEIRQFFDKTLLLAGCLNHGHELLAAQLLGADLGYMGTRFIATRESHAQDEYKQMILGAAAADIVHTPAVSGIPASFLRQSLEQAGYDLATLKSHEAGKLKPLDEEAKAWKTVWSAGQGVGGIDDLPTTEELIQRLEGEYQAALKRTNQLRGNVL from the coding sequence ATGCCCTTGCCCGCCTCGCTCGAACAGCGCCTGCGCCTGCCCCTGGTGGCCGCGCCGATGTTCCTGATCTCCAACCCGCAACTGGTTCTGGCCTGCTGCGCCCATGGCGTGGTGGGCAGCTTCCCGGCCCTCAACCAGCGCGACAGCGCAGGTTTCAAGGCCTGGCTGGAGGAAATCGAGGCGGGCCTGGCACAGTTGCAGGCGCCAGCCCCCTATGCCGTCAACCTGATCGTGCACCCCAGCAACCCCAGGCTGCAGGCCGACCTGGCACTGTGTGTCGAACACCGGGTCCCCATCGTGATCACCAGCCTGGGCGCCGTGAAGGAAGTGGTCGACGCCGTGCATGCCTACGGCGGCCTGGTGTTCCACGATGTGACTACCCGCCGCCACGCCGAAAAGGCCGCCGAGGCCGGCGTCGACGGGTTGATTGCCGTGGCCGCCGGTGCCGGTGGCCATGCCGGCACCTGGAGCCCGTTCGCCCTGGTAGCCGAGATTCGCCAGTTCTTCGACAAGACCCTGCTGCTGGCCGGTTGCCTGAACCACGGCCATGAGCTGCTCGCCGCCCAGCTGCTGGGCGCCGACCTGGGCTACATGGGCACACGCTTCATCGCCACCCGTGAAAGCCACGCACAGGACGAATACAAACAGATGATTCTCGGCGCGGCTGCCGCCGACATCGTGCACACTCCCGCGGTCTCGGGCATCCCCGCCAGCTTCCTTCGCCAAAGCCTGGAGCAGGCCGGCTACGACCTGGCCACGCTGAAAAGCCACGAGGCCGGCAAACTCAAGCCGCTGGACGAAGAGGCCAAGGCCTGGAAAACCGTCTGGTCTGCCGGCCAGGGCGTCGGCGGCATCGATGACCTGCCCACCACAGAAGAGCTGATCCAGCGCCTGGAGGGCGAATACCAGGCCGCGCTGAAACGTACCAACCAGCTGCGCGGCAACGTCTTGTAG
- the argC gene encoding N-acetyl-gamma-glutamyl-phosphate reductase — MIKVGIVGGTGYTGVELLRLLAQHPQAEVAVITSRSEAGVAVADMYPNLRGHYDGLCFSVPDSKALGACDVVFFATPHGVAHALAGELLAAGTKVIDLSADFRLQDAVEWGKWYGQPHGAPELLADAVYGLPEVNREKIRQARLIAVPGCYPTATQLGFLPLLEAGLADPSRLIADCKSGVSGAGRGAAVGSLFCEAGESMKAYAVKGHRHLPEISQGLRLAAGKDIGLTFVPHLTPMIRGIHATLYANVVDTSVDLQALFEKRYANEPFVDVMPAGSHPETRSVRGANVCRIAVHRPQGGDLVVVLSVIDNLVKGASGQAVQNLNILFGLDERMGLSHAGLLP, encoded by the coding sequence ATGATCAAGGTCGGTATCGTCGGCGGCACGGGGTACACCGGTGTCGAACTGCTGCGTCTGCTGGCGCAGCACCCACAGGCGGAAGTTGCGGTCATTACCTCGCGTTCCGAGGCGGGTGTGGCGGTTGCCGACATGTACCCGAACCTGCGCGGCCACTATGACGGGCTGTGCTTCAGCGTGCCGGACAGCAAAGCCCTCGGCGCTTGCGACGTGGTGTTCTTCGCCACCCCGCACGGCGTGGCCCATGCCTTGGCCGGCGAGCTGCTGGCGGCCGGCACCAAGGTCATCGACCTGTCTGCGGATTTCCGCCTGCAGGATGCGGTGGAGTGGGGCAAGTGGTACGGCCAGCCCCATGGCGCGCCAGAGCTGCTGGCTGACGCGGTGTACGGCCTGCCGGAGGTCAACCGCGAGAAAATCCGCCAGGCGCGCCTGATTGCCGTGCCGGGCTGCTACCCGACCGCCACCCAGCTGGGCTTCCTGCCGCTGCTGGAAGCGGGCCTGGCCGACCCGTCCCGGCTGATTGCCGACTGCAAGTCGGGTGTCAGCGGCGCCGGCCGTGGTGCTGCGGTGGGTTCGCTGTTCTGCGAAGCCGGCGAGAGCATGAAGGCCTATGCGGTCAAGGGCCACCGCCACTTGCCGGAAATCAGCCAGGGCCTGCGCCTGGCGGCAGGCAAGGATATCGGCCTGACCTTCGTGCCGCACCTGACGCCGATGATCCGTGGCATCCACGCCACGCTGTACGCCAATGTCGTCGACACCTCGGTCGACCTGCAGGCGCTGTTCGAGAAGCGTTATGCCAATGAACCGTTCGTCGATGTGATGCCGGCCGGCAGCCACCCGGAAACCCGCAGTGTGCGTGGTGCCAACGTGTGCCGAATTGCCGTTCATCGCCCGCAGGGCGGCGACCTGGTGGTGGTGCTGTCGGTCATCGACAACCTGGTCAAGGGCGCGTCGGGGCAGGCGGTGCAGAACCTCAACATCCTGTTCGGCCTGGACGAACGCATGGGCCTGTCCCACGCCGGCCTGCTGCCGTAA